A stretch of the Porifericola rhodea genome encodes the following:
- a CDS encoding magnesium chelatase produces the protein MKYQDIPSEKLLKIHTLGELKASGYEPRSIKQELRDNLIYRLRKKEKVFEGIWGYEESVIPDMERAILSMHNIILLGLRGQAKTKIARMMVELLDEYMPVIKGSELNDDPLQPLSYFGRQTLEEHGDSTPISWVHRSDRYAEKLATPDVSVADLIGDTDPIKAASLKLPYSDERVIHYGLIPRSHRSIFVINELPDLQARIQVALFNILQEGDIQIRGFKVRLPLDIQFVFTANPEDYTNRGSIVTPLKDRIDSQIITHYPRSLEISKKITSQEAKIKAPQQAKIRLTELAQDLIEQVAFEARESEYVDEKSGVSARLTISAFENLMSAAERRTLLNDEEDTFIRVSDFVGVIPSITGKVELVYEGEQEGPGIVAHNLVGKAIRTQFLQYFPNPDDKRKQKDQNPYKDIVEWFGEGNEVDMLNDLSNKEYKKRLKAVPGLEDLVKKHHKGLDEPTRLFLMEFALHGLAEYSQLSKKQLTAGTQFKDLLSSMFSMPDLGDEDDFDE, from the coding sequence ATGAAATACCAGGACATCCCGTCTGAAAAACTTCTGAAAATACATACACTGGGAGAACTCAAAGCAAGTGGCTACGAGCCTCGTTCTATTAAGCAAGAGCTGAGAGATAACCTGATCTACCGCCTTCGTAAAAAGGAGAAGGTATTTGAAGGCATCTGGGGATATGAGGAGTCTGTGATTCCAGACATGGAACGCGCTATTCTCTCTATGCACAATATAATATTGCTGGGGCTAAGAGGACAGGCTAAAACTAAAATAGCTCGTATGATGGTAGAGCTATTAGATGAGTATATGCCCGTTATTAAAGGTTCAGAACTAAACGATGACCCTCTACAACCGTTATCATACTTTGGCAGACAAACGCTAGAAGAACATGGAGATAGCACACCTATCAGTTGGGTACATCGCTCTGATCGCTATGCAGAGAAGCTGGCTACACCCGATGTATCGGTGGCTGATCTTATAGGCGACACCGACCCTATTAAAGCCGCTTCGCTTAAGTTACCATACTCAGATGAGCGAGTAATTCACTACGGCCTCATACCCAGGTCGCACCGTTCAATCTTTGTCATTAATGAGCTTCCTGACCTGCAAGCCCGTATTCAGGTAGCTTTATTCAATATTTTGCAGGAAGGAGACATTCAGATCCGTGGGTTCAAAGTAAGGCTACCGCTAGATATTCAATTTGTGTTTACCGCTAACCCTGAGGACTACACCAATAGAGGGAGTATCGTTACTCCATTAAAAGACCGTATTGACAGCCAGATTATAACTCACTATCCGCGTAGCCTGGAAATTAGTAAGAAAATTACCAGCCAGGAAGCAAAAATCAAAGCGCCTCAGCAGGCAAAAATACGACTTACTGAGCTGGCTCAAGACCTTATAGAACAGGTAGCGTTTGAAGCCCGAGAAAGTGAGTACGTAGACGAAAAAAGCGGTGTGTCTGCCCGCCTCACTATTTCTGCTTTTGAAAACCTTATGAGCGCTGCCGAACGTCGTACACTCTTAAACGATGAAGAGGATACCTTTATCAGAGTATCAGATTTTGTAGGCGTTATCCCTTCTATTACGGGTAAGGTAGAGCTTGTTTATGAAGGAGAGCAGGAAGGCCCCGGTATAGTAGCGCATAATCTGGTGGGTAAAGCTATACGTACTCAGTTTCTACAGTACTTCCCTAACCCGGATGACAAGCGTAAGCAAAAAGACCAAAACCCCTATAAAGATATTGTAGAATGGTTTGGAGAAGGGAATGAGGTAGATATGCTGAATGACCTAAGCAATAAGGAGTACAAAAAGCGCCTGAAGGCAGTGCCCGGTTTAGAAGATCTAGTAAAAAAACATCATAAAGGTCTGGATGAACCTACCCGTTTGTTTTTGATGGAGTTTGCCCTGCATGGATTGGCAGAATACAGCCAGCTAAGCAAAAAGCAGCTAACTGCCGGCACTCAGTTCAAAGATTTACTGAGTAGTATGTTCTCTATGCCTGACCTTGGCGATGAGGACGACTTTGACGAATAG
- a CDS encoding PRC-barrel domain-containing protein, which produces MMLKQYLSAREHILSRNIHDESGEHIGKIEDFLVDPDDSQPKIVIMSSGGILGIGGDHLALPFKLLRFNPQSSDVRLSIASERVKKAPKVDLSKLRGNDKEELKKLQDYYGSNAFETGNSGSSVDGGQYTQEAQDNHPHEGYEGSAKITGEEPKNKPDSNPSDDMDYEKLKWGQKS; this is translated from the coding sequence ATGATGTTGAAGCAATATTTATCAGCCCGCGAACATATATTATCACGTAATATACATGATGAATCCGGAGAGCATATCGGTAAGATTGAAGATTTTTTAGTAGATCCGGACGATAGTCAACCCAAAATAGTAATAATGTCAAGCGGAGGGATACTTGGTATAGGCGGAGACCATCTCGCTTTACCTTTTAAGTTACTCAGATTTAACCCCCAGTCTTCAGATGTACGTTTAAGCATAGCCTCAGAACGAGTAAAAAAAGCTCCTAAAGTGGATCTTTCTAAACTTAGAGGAAACGACAAAGAGGAGCTTAAGAAGCTACAAGATTATTATGGCAGTAATGCCTTTGAAACCGGTAATAGTGGATCTTCAGTAGATGGAGGCCAATATACGCAGGAGGCACAGGATAACCATCCACATGAAGGTTATGAAGGCTCCGCTAAAATTACCGGCGAAGAGCCAAAAAACAAACCCGATAGTAATCCATCAGATGATATGGATTACGAAAAACTGAAATGGGGACAGAAAAGCTAA
- the rplS gene encoding 50S ribosomal protein L19 has translation MSDLLKFIEEEYQETRQKHPEFEAGDTINVHVKITEGNKERIQQFQGVVIQRRNSNSNGETFTVRKVSNGIGVERIFPILSPSLEKIEVIRRGKVRRARLFYLRGRQGKAARIKERR, from the coding sequence ATGAGCGATCTATTAAAGTTTATAGAGGAAGAATATCAGGAGACACGCCAAAAACATCCTGAGTTTGAGGCTGGTGATACGATCAATGTGCACGTAAAAATTACTGAGGGTAACAAAGAGCGTATTCAGCAGTTTCAGGGAGTTGTAATCCAACGCCGCAACAGTAACTCTAACGGAGAGACTTTTACAGTAAGAAAAGTTTCTAACGGAATCGGAGTAGAAAGAATTTTCCCCATCTTATCTCCTAGCCTAGAGAAAATAGAGGTAATTAGAAGAGGTAAGGTAAGAAGAGCAAGATTGTTTTACCTGAGAGGTCGCCAGGGTAAAGCTGCTCGTATTAAGGAAAGAAGATAG
- the trxA gene encoding thioredoxin, with protein sequence MSNKKKKSFSSLISTTATPVLVDFYASWCGPCQTLSPIVQQVAKEFGEKVKVVKVDVDRNPAAAQQFQIRSVPTLMIFKGGKALWRKAGLMTKRELSTVLQQNL encoded by the coding sequence ATGAGTAATAAAAAGAAAAAAAGTTTTTCATCACTTATAAGTACTACAGCTACACCTGTATTGGTTGATTTTTATGCTAGTTGGTGTGGACCATGCCAAACCTTAAGCCCAATAGTACAGCAGGTGGCTAAGGAGTTTGGTGAAAAGGTAAAAGTAGTCAAAGTTGATGTGGATAGGAACCCGGCGGCTGCGCAGCAATTTCAAATTCGTAGTGTCCCTACGCTAATGATTTTCAAAGGAGGAAAAGCCTTGTGGCGTAAGGCAGGATTAATGACTAAGCGTGAGCTTTCCACTGTATTACAGCAAAACCTATAG
- a CDS encoding toxin-antitoxin system YwqK family antitoxin, translating to MTTILQIVLFITFLASPNSDNCQGETVDGVQQGHWQCFYDNGKVREEGDYQQGKKSGHWKFYHENGNLALEGSYENGLEKGSWKMYDESGNQLDTIEYGN from the coding sequence ATGACAACAATATTACAGATCGTACTTTTTATAACTTTTCTGGCATCTCCGAATAGTGATAATTGCCAGGGAGAAACTGTAGATGGTGTGCAACAGGGCCACTGGCAGTGCTTTTACGATAATGGCAAAGTTCGGGAAGAAGGAGATTATCAGCAGGGCAAAAAAAGTGGCCACTGGAAATTTTATCATGAGAATGGAAACCTGGCGCTGGAAGGCAGTTATGAGAATGGTCTGGAAAAAGGCTCCTGGAAAATGTACGATGAATCTGGTAACCAGCTAGATACTATCGAATACGGGAACTAA
- a CDS encoding vWA domain-containing protein: MLGYRFTDYQPDPQQEGQSTFDQLLKIFMELMVITSGDVNETLQWMTSLDNQYNITTEDYGMGDFIQDLKDKGYIADENSDGSFDTTAKTERSIRKSALEEIFGKLKKSGQGNHKTTFSGSGDEASTDRRDYQFGDSLEQIAMTDSIRNAQINHGLGNFMLTEGDLEVNDTEYKTQTSTVLMIDISHSMILYGEDRITPAKKVAMALAELITTKYKKDTLDIIVFGNDAWQIQIKDLPYLKVGPYHTNTVAGLELAMDILRRRKTKNKQIFMITDGKPTCLKQGIKYYKNSFGLDSKILNKTLNLGAQCRRIGIPVTTFMIASDPYLKQFVQKFTEVNNGNAYYSSLKGLGNLIFEDYRRNRRKNFK, encoded by the coding sequence ATGTTAGGATACCGATTTACCGACTACCAACCCGACCCCCAACAGGAAGGACAAAGTACATTTGACCAACTGCTTAAAATATTTATGGAACTGATGGTAATCACCTCTGGCGATGTAAATGAGACATTGCAGTGGATGACTAGCCTGGATAATCAGTACAATATTACCACAGAAGATTATGGAATGGGAGACTTCATTCAGGATCTCAAAGATAAAGGTTATATAGCTGATGAGAACTCCGACGGGTCTTTTGATACCACCGCCAAAACGGAGCGATCTATACGAAAAAGCGCACTGGAAGAAATTTTCGGGAAACTCAAGAAATCAGGTCAGGGCAACCACAAAACTACTTTTAGTGGAAGTGGTGATGAAGCCAGTACCGATCGTCGGGATTATCAGTTTGGAGACTCTCTCGAGCAGATTGCCATGACAGACTCTATCCGTAACGCGCAGATTAACCACGGGTTGGGCAACTTTATGCTGACCGAGGGCGACCTGGAAGTCAATGATACCGAGTACAAAACGCAAACATCCACTGTACTCATGATAGATATCTCTCACTCCATGATTTTATACGGTGAGGATAGAATTACCCCTGCCAAAAAAGTAGCTATGGCACTGGCCGAATTAATTACTACCAAGTACAAAAAAGATACGCTGGATATTATCGTATTTGGAAATGATGCCTGGCAGATTCAGATCAAAGATTTGCCGTACCTTAAAGTAGGGCCTTACCATACCAATACGGTGGCTGGACTTGAACTGGCTATGGATATACTCCGCCGCCGTAAAACCAAAAACAAGCAGATTTTTATGATTACGGATGGTAAGCCTACCTGCCTGAAGCAGGGGATCAAATATTACAAAAACAGTTTTGGACTGGATAGCAAAATCCTGAACAAAACCCTTAACCTGGGCGCGCAGTGCCGCAGAATCGGAATTCCTGTCACTACTTTTATGATTGCTTCTGACCCTTACCTAAAGCAATTTGTGCAAAAATTTACCGAAGTTAACAATGGCAATGCTTACTACAGTAGCCTGAAAGGCCTTGGCAATCTTATTTTTGAAGACTACCGAAGAAACCGTCGCAAGAACTTTAAATAG
- a CDS encoding SDR family oxidoreductase, giving the protein MDIDLTNKRAIVCGSTQGIGKAVAEELANLGASITLVARNEEKLKAVQQSLSRAKAQQHHIVVADFAQPEYLKSAISSYLETTSEIHILLNNTGGPSAGRVYDADPSAFINAMQMHLICNQLLVQAVVPKMRKSGYGRIINIISTSVKEPIAGLGVSNTTRGAVASWSKTLANELGPYGITVNNVLPGSTETDRIRSLISNKAKEQGKDERVVEEEMKSQIPLRRFAEPAETAAAVGFLASPSAAYITGTNLAVDGGRISCL; this is encoded by the coding sequence ATGGATATTGATTTGACAAATAAGAGAGCAATAGTATGCGGTAGTACCCAAGGCATAGGCAAAGCAGTAGCTGAAGAACTCGCAAACCTGGGTGCTTCTATTACTTTAGTCGCTCGCAACGAAGAAAAACTGAAAGCAGTACAACAAAGCCTATCCCGTGCAAAAGCTCAGCAACACCACATTGTAGTGGCAGACTTCGCGCAGCCCGAATACTTAAAGTCTGCCATATCTTCTTATCTGGAGACTACTAGTGAGATACATATTCTACTAAACAATACTGGAGGACCATCAGCAGGCAGAGTATATGATGCGGATCCGTCTGCTTTTATCAATGCTATGCAAATGCACCTGATATGTAACCAGCTACTTGTACAGGCGGTGGTGCCCAAAATGAGGAAATCTGGTTACGGGCGTATTATCAATATTATTTCTACATCTGTTAAAGAGCCAATCGCAGGGCTTGGAGTATCAAACACGACCCGTGGAGCTGTAGCTAGTTGGTCTAAGACGCTGGCCAATGAGCTTGGGCCTTACGGGATTACGGTAAACAATGTATTGCCTGGCTCTACAGAAACAGATAGAATACGAAGTTTAATTAGTAATAAAGCAAAAGAACAGGGAAAAGATGAGCGTGTAGTAGAAGAAGAAATGAAATCTCAGATACCACTGAGGCGCTTTGCTGAACCGGCTGAAACTGCAGCCGCTGTAGGTTTTCTGGCTTCCCCATCCGCTGCTTATATTACTGGTACTAACCTGGCAGTAGACGGAGGAAGAATAAGTTGTCTATAA
- a CDS encoding fasciclin domain-containing protein: MSKVLRYFLFSSLVLSVLFLASCEDDGEGPADPSSISVEQNGTAVDTISAVLPGDQITVDVGVEFGSEEPEILRVFGDDGTQIGNDYPIAQANTAIQINFSVPEDASGEYIVTFETFDGDDVSIAEEELVLEVYGTVVDVATLSDDFSILVEALTNANLVTTLQGDGPFTVFAPTNAAFADMGINSAADLPEGEELNQILLYHVVSGAAVASGDLEAKSYPTVEGSDIDVTLDNGVFINGTAEVTTADIMAGNGIVHVIDEVLMPGASIIYDEAVLLGGQLNTTDGSFYNVLDSLVYTSADASDNNDKIDFVYWYTETSESIIGSPDNQFAQAAFPGTDLGDGNANQTRFTALADVTEDDFDAVNSANDLDDIYDGDLQDVEERLTGLQVGQVFGFILDAGRGGNVGIVKVLEISGDQGSNRAIRIGVKTRKQ, translated from the coding sequence ATGAGTAAAGTATTGCGTTATTTTTTGTTTAGCTCACTGGTACTATCAGTACTTTTCCTGGCAAGTTGTGAGGACGATGGGGAAGGGCCTGCCGATCCTTCTTCTATTAGTGTTGAGCAGAATGGTACTGCTGTAGATACTATCAGTGCTGTACTACCTGGTGATCAAATCACTGTTGATGTAGGCGTTGAATTTGGAAGTGAAGAACCAGAAATTTTGAGAGTTTTTGGTGATGATGGTACCCAAATAGGAAATGACTATCCTATAGCTCAGGCTAACACAGCCATTCAAATTAACTTTAGTGTACCTGAGGATGCTTCAGGGGAGTACATTGTTACTTTTGAGACATTTGATGGCGATGATGTATCTATTGCAGAGGAAGAATTAGTATTAGAGGTATATGGTACTGTGGTAGATGTAGCCACACTTAGCGATGACTTCTCTATTTTAGTAGAAGCTCTGACAAATGCTAACTTAGTAACTACGCTTCAGGGAGATGGGCCATTTACTGTTTTTGCTCCTACTAATGCTGCATTTGCAGATATGGGTATTAATTCAGCTGCTGACCTGCCTGAGGGTGAAGAATTAAATCAAATTCTACTATACCATGTAGTATCTGGTGCGGCTGTAGCTTCAGGAGATCTTGAAGCGAAAAGCTACCCTACTGTAGAAGGAAGTGATATTGATGTAACTCTTGATAATGGAGTGTTTATTAATGGTACTGCTGAAGTAACTACTGCTGATATTATGGCAGGTAATGGTATAGTTCACGTTATTGATGAAGTATTAATGCCAGGTGCATCTATCATCTATGATGAAGCTGTACTACTTGGTGGACAATTAAATACTACAGATGGAAGTTTCTACAATGTACTAGATTCTCTTGTATATACTTCTGCTGATGCTTCAGACAATAATGATAAAATTGACTTTGTATACTGGTATACTGAGACAAGTGAGTCTATTATCGGTTCACCGGACAACCAGTTTGCTCAGGCAGCATTCCCAGGTACAGATTTAGGAGATGGCAATGCTAACCAAACTCGCTTTACCGCTCTGGCAGATGTAACAGAAGATGATTTTGACGCTGTTAACAGCGCGAACGATCTTGACGATATTTATGATGGTGACCTTCAAGATGTTGAGGAGCGTTTGACAGGACTGCAAGTAGGACAGGTATTTGGTTTCATACTTGATGCTGGAAGAGGTGGAAATGTAGGTATTGTTAAGGTACTAGAAATCTCTGGAGATCAAGGATCTAACCGTGCTATCAGAATTGGTGTAAAAACCAGAAAGCAATAA
- a CDS encoding S9 family peptidase: MYPKTKTIIYLLAIFGFFLALLPPLQAQDKKSLTLEKIFEQSVFYQYQGEDIRWMADGKHYTKVLPDDTAYYSHILHYDAQKASLVDTLVNGKDLMLEGEPYPLVFDNYQLGPDEKKVLFATELEPIYRRSSKAYYYIYDLAQKTFMPLDKEGKQSYATFSPDGKKVAFTRDNNLYYISLESMEVHQLTKDGAFNQLIHGSTDWVYEEEFAFAKAFYWSPDSKKIAYLSFNESGVKEYNMQVWGELYPKDYRFKYPKAGEQNSVVNLSIYHLSEKKITKVDVGLETDMYIPRVKWTKNPKLLSFIKLNRLQNNMQLMHADASTGKTKLVLEEHSDTYVDVEFNDNISYLNDGKHFVMSNEQSGYKHLYLYNVEGKKIHQITSGKWEVSELLGVDEKHSLIYYTSTEESPLERHIYSINFKGNKKRSLTHEAGTYTANFSPTFDYYIQDYSSSKQALTVSLHKSPSGELIETLEANPELQDTVKTYQLAEKEFFTFRNSVDTLLYGYIIKPHDFNPSKEYPVLMYVYGGPGSQLVTNSWMGSRDYWFHYLAQEGYIVACVDNRGTGGRGRAFQHVTYGQMGKYEAQDQVDAARYLSKLPFVDPERIGIWGWSYGGYMSSLALFTAADVFKMAIAVAPVTNWRFYDTIYTERYLQTPQLNPEGYDAYSPLSHVGKLEDNYLLIHGTGDDNVHVQHSMMLQDALIAAGKQFDSFYYPNRNHGIYGGNTRLHLFRLMSNFVKENL, encoded by the coding sequence ATGTACCCCAAGACGAAGACAATTATATATTTGTTGGCTATTTTCGGTTTTTTTCTAGCCTTACTACCCCCTTTGCAGGCACAAGACAAGAAAAGCCTCACTCTGGAAAAAATTTTTGAGCAGTCTGTTTTTTATCAGTACCAGGGAGAAGATATACGCTGGATGGCTGACGGAAAGCACTATACCAAAGTACTGCCTGATGATACTGCTTATTACTCTCATATTCTCCATTATGATGCACAGAAAGCTAGCCTGGTAGATACTTTGGTAAATGGTAAAGACCTTATGCTGGAGGGAGAACCCTACCCCTTAGTGTTTGATAATTACCAACTGGGACCTGATGAAAAGAAAGTTTTGTTTGCCACTGAACTTGAGCCAATTTATCGCAGGTCTTCTAAAGCTTACTACTATATCTATGATCTGGCTCAAAAAACTTTTATGCCTTTAGACAAAGAAGGGAAGCAGTCCTACGCTACTTTTTCTCCTGATGGCAAAAAGGTAGCCTTTACCAGAGACAATAATCTCTATTATATCTCATTAGAAAGTATGGAGGTACACCAGCTCACTAAAGATGGTGCATTTAACCAGTTAATTCATGGAAGCACTGACTGGGTCTACGAAGAAGAGTTTGCATTTGCTAAAGCCTTTTATTGGTCTCCAGACAGTAAGAAAATTGCCTATCTATCTTTTAATGAGTCTGGAGTAAAAGAATACAATATGCAGGTTTGGGGAGAGCTTTATCCTAAAGATTACCGCTTTAAATACCCAAAGGCAGGCGAGCAAAACTCAGTAGTTAATCTAAGTATATATCACCTCTCCGAAAAAAAAATTACTAAGGTAGATGTAGGATTAGAGACAGACATGTATATTCCAAGGGTAAAATGGACAAAAAACCCCAAGCTGCTTTCTTTTATTAAACTTAACCGCCTGCAAAATAATATGCAGCTTATGCATGCTGACGCTAGTACTGGCAAAACTAAGCTGGTGCTGGAAGAACATTCAGACACGTATGTAGACGTTGAGTTTAATGATAATATTAGTTACTTAAATGATGGTAAGCACTTTGTAATGAGCAACGAACAAAGCGGCTACAAACATTTATATCTTTATAATGTAGAAGGCAAAAAAATCCATCAGATTACCAGTGGAAAGTGGGAAGTAAGTGAGTTACTTGGTGTAGATGAAAAGCATAGCTTAATATATTATACTTCTACAGAAGAGTCTCCCCTTGAGAGGCATATCTATAGCATTAACTTCAAAGGCAACAAAAAGAGAAGTCTTACGCATGAAGCTGGTACTTACACCGCAAATTTCAGCCCTACTTTTGATTATTACATACAGGACTATTCTTCAAGCAAGCAAGCGCTTACTGTAAGTTTGCACAAATCTCCTTCTGGAGAACTTATAGAGACTTTAGAGGCAAACCCAGAATTGCAGGATACTGTAAAGACCTATCAGCTGGCTGAAAAAGAATTTTTTACATTCCGCAATTCTGTAGATACACTTTTGTACGGCTATATAATTAAGCCACATGATTTTAACCCTTCAAAAGAATACCCTGTGCTCATGTATGTCTACGGAGGTCCAGGCTCTCAGTTAGTTACCAATAGCTGGATGGGTAGCAGAGATTACTGGTTCCATTACCTTGCTCAGGAAGGTTATATAGTAGCTTGTGTAGATAACCGTGGTACAGGGGGGCGGGGCAGAGCCTTTCAGCACGTAACTTACGGGCAAATGGGTAAATATGAAGCTCAGGATCAGGTGGATGCCGCTCGCTATTTAAGCAAACTCCCTTTTGTGGACCCTGAACGCATTGGCATCTGGGGGTGGAGCTATGGTGGATACATGTCATCTCTTGCCTTGTTTACTGCCGCAGATGTATTTAAAATGGCTATTGCGGTAGCTCCGGTAACTAACTGGCGATTTTATGATACCATTTACACTGAACGCTACCTGCAGACACCTCAGCTTAACCCGGAAGGTTACGATGCTTATTCTCCCTTGTCTCATGTAGGTAAGTTAGAAGATAATTACCTCCTTATTCATGGAACTGGTGACGATAATGTACATGTACAACACTCTATGATGTTGCAGGATGCACTCATTGCGGCGGGCAAACAGTTTGACTCATTCTATTACCCTAACAGAAACCACGGCATTTACGGCGGCAATACCCGGCTGCATTTATTCAGATTAATGAGCAATTTTGTAAAAGAGAATTTATAA
- a CDS encoding AlbA family DNA-binding domain-containing protein — MSMQEIQRLVNSGEGEHIEFKRKVAHPEKILKEIVAFANTKGGHLLIGVDDNGNIPGIKFADEEIFVLEKAIQQWCRPKMEYDIEVVKINGHKSVVHYKIKESERKPHYVLNEGYKKQAAPPKKKQVRQHKGKAYVRYEDKSLQASSEVWKILKRARKPRDMQFTFGEKEKLLMEYLEQHSQITLSEFTKLARLPRFRASQTLVLLVLANVLKIIPKEKEDIFMLKFS; from the coding sequence ATGTCTATGCAGGAAATTCAGAGGTTGGTTAACAGTGGGGAAGGAGAGCACATAGAGTTTAAGCGCAAAGTAGCGCATCCTGAAAAAATCTTGAAAGAAATAGTAGCCTTTGCCAATACCAAAGGTGGCCACCTGCTTATTGGTGTAGATGATAATGGTAATATTCCCGGTATCAAATTTGCCGACGAAGAGATCTTTGTACTTGAGAAGGCTATACAGCAGTGGTGCCGCCCAAAAATGGAGTATGATATTGAAGTAGTAAAAATTAATGGCCACAAGTCGGTAGTCCATTATAAAATTAAAGAAAGCGAACGCAAGCCCCACTATGTACTAAACGAAGGCTATAAAAAACAGGCTGCTCCGCCTAAAAAAAAGCAAGTACGACAGCATAAGGGCAAAGCATATGTTCGCTACGAAGATAAAAGTCTGCAAGCCAGCTCTGAGGTATGGAAGATTCTTAAAAGAGCCCGCAAGCCTCGCGACATGCAGTTTACTTTTGGCGAAAAAGAGAAGCTACTGATGGAATATCTGGAACAACATTCCCAGATTACACTTTCGGAGTTTACAAAGTTGGCTCGCCTACCACGTTTCAGAGCATCACAAACCTTGGTGCTTTTGGTATTGGCCAATGTACTCAAAATTATCCCGAAGGAGAAAGAAGATATTTTTATGCTAAAATTTTCGTAA
- a CDS encoding PhoH family protein, protein MHFDEHDVGIPITILEELDQFKKGSDTRNFEAREFIRIIDQLSEDHTLLDWIPLNGKSKGSFKVIMAPDSEVDAEKIFDEKKPDHKILNAALYLKEEYPDRKVILVTKDINLRLKAKSLNLNAEDYETGKVKHVADLYSGKTVFERVNSDKISDLYKDGFAEVETLMNPQQVSANGYYILKSSKNSALCYYNPTQQRIEKVEKKQAYGIRPKNAEQAFALHAILNPEVRLVSIQGVAGTGKTLLALAGALEQRKEYKQIYLARPIVPLSNKDIGFLPGDIKSKLNPYMQPLWDNLKFIQNQFHESDKDHMRISEMLNTEKLVITPLAYIRGRSLSNIFFIVDEAQNLTPHEIKTIITRAGENTKIVFTGDIYQIDTPYLDSQSNGLSYLIDKIKSHPLYAHITLEKGERSELANLANELL, encoded by the coding sequence ATGCATTTTGATGAGCATGACGTAGGCATTCCTATTACAATACTGGAAGAGCTAGACCAATTTAAAAAAGGTAGTGATACAAGAAACTTTGAAGCTCGGGAGTTTATTCGAATCATAGATCAACTCTCCGAAGACCATACACTACTAGACTGGATACCTTTAAATGGCAAATCTAAAGGCTCCTTTAAAGTAATTATGGCACCCGACAGCGAGGTAGATGCGGAGAAAATTTTTGATGAAAAAAAACCTGATCACAAAATACTCAATGCAGCTCTTTACCTTAAAGAAGAATACCCTGACCGTAAAGTAATTCTGGTAACTAAAGATATCAACCTACGCCTGAAAGCAAAATCTTTAAACCTAAATGCAGAAGACTACGAAACCGGAAAGGTAAAGCATGTAGCAGACCTCTACAGTGGAAAAACAGTTTTTGAGCGGGTAAACAGCGACAAAATTTCTGATCTGTACAAAGATGGTTTCGCCGAGGTAGAGACTCTCATGAACCCCCAGCAGGTAAGTGCCAACGGCTACTACATACTAAAAAGCAGCAAAAACTCAGCCCTCTGCTATTACAACCCTACACAACAACGTATAGAAAAGGTAGAGAAAAAACAGGCCTACGGCATACGTCCTAAAAATGCGGAACAAGCTTTTGCTTTACATGCCATACTTAACCCGGAAGTCAGGCTGGTTTCTATACAAGGGGTGGCTGGTACCGGCAAAACACTGCTTGCTTTAGCAGGTGCCCTGGAGCAGCGGAAAGAGTACAAGCAGATTTATCTGGCTCGCCCCATAGTACCTCTAAGCAATAAAGACATTGGCTTTTTACCTGGAGACATTAAGTCCAAGCTAAACCCCTACATGCAGCCCTTATGGGATAATCTTAAATTTATCCAAAATCAGTTTCATGAGAGTGACAAAGACCACATGCGTATCTCCGAAATGCTTAATACAGAAAAGCTGGTAATCACACCTTTGGCATATATTAGAGGAAGGAGCCTTTCTAACATCTTTTTTATAGTAGACGAAGCCCAAAACCTTACACCGCACGAAATCAAAACAATCATTACCAGAGCTGGAGAAAATACTAAAATTGTATTTACCGGAGACATTTATCAGATAGATACTCCTTACCTGGATTCGCAGAGTAATGGACTTTCTTACCTGATTGATAAAATTAAAAGCCATCCCTTGTATGCTCATATTACGCTGGAAAAAGGAGAGCGTTCTGAGTTGGCTAATCTGGCTAATGAACTTTTATAA